From one Nodosilinea sp. FACHB-141 genomic stretch:
- a CDS encoding rubredoxin, translated as MDCYECRSCGYSYEPVKGDSRAKIPQGTAFEDLPVNWRCPVCSAPKKRFANIGPVNSPSGFKENLNFGLGVNRLTPGQKNILIFGALAVGFMFFISLYGLR; from the coding sequence ATGGATTGCTACGAATGTCGATCCTGCGGCTACTCCTATGAGCCAGTTAAGGGTGACAGTCGGGCTAAAATTCCTCAAGGCACTGCCTTCGAGGATTTACCTGTGAACTGGCGCTGTCCGGTGTGTAGTGCTCCGAAGAAGCGATTTGCCAACATTGGCCCGGTCAACTCTCCCTCGGGCTTTAAGGAGAATTTGAACTTCGGCTTGGGCGTGAATCGGTTGACTCCTGGCCAGAAAAATATTTTAATCTTTGGCGCTTTGGCCGTAGGGTTTATGTTTTTCATCAGCCTTTACGGTTTGAGGTAG
- a CDS encoding polysaccharide biosynthesis tyrosine autokinase, with amino-acid sequence MTNKTYQDYVEEIDLQRYWLVLKRRWLPATLVLGTCMAGSVLFALTRDPSYSAEGSILVRPDLTPTLTGVGTDIRELPLSVNNLQNQSSVVLSTAVMESVIENLGLTDDDGLPLKPADLSTKLKVESTEQADILQIAYSSDDPDEAATVVNAVMDAYLERDILSNRLKAATAREFIERQLPIAEADLDRSAAALQQFKDANGIVVLEDEAVVAVTAIAELDTQIRDVSSTLASANTQASKLQEQLAIPLEQAKRIETLSQSTAVQQALADLQLAQAELASQRSLYRETHPTVINLERRVESLESLLRERVEDIVGTTELAGLGNLQMSPLDQQLTTDLATAVVNRSSLASQLQSLVESRNRYAERIQAFPALEKRQLELTQRLQSAQLNYENLLAAFQQTQLAENQTVGSAEILERAEPAEDAGSLLIPALVVGTFLGSLLGIACAFFLDLVDKSVKTAKDGEMLLGYTLLGLVPKFRTKSESEGSTAYLAGRLDRAAYIPALDRDQPMVSAAFQMLQANLKFTSSDTPHRVIAITSSVSEEGKSEVSANLAATLAQSGKQVLLIDADLRSPSQHHIWDVINRAGLSQVLIREETQQDVVHQISENLALMTAGALPPNPLAILDSERMADLLQQMKRQYDYILIDTPPLLGAADAAVLGRMSDGVLLVLRPRKVDSANALAAKSFLERSQANVLGVVANGVDINNEHGDYVSRIKAGEYGKTTLSEMQTTVR; translated from the coding sequence ATGACTAACAAGACCTACCAAGATTACGTTGAAGAAATTGACCTACAACGCTACTGGCTAGTGCTGAAACGGCGTTGGTTGCCAGCGACTCTTGTGCTAGGCACCTGTATGGCAGGTTCAGTACTCTTTGCCTTGACGCGGGACCCGTCCTATAGCGCAGAAGGCAGCATACTGGTTAGGCCAGACCTTACGCCAACACTGACTGGGGTAGGGACAGATATTAGGGAACTCCCTCTCTCAGTGAACAACCTCCAGAACCAAAGTTCTGTTGTGCTTTCAACTGCAGTTATGGAATCCGTTATTGAGAACCTGGGTCTTACGGATGATGACGGCTTGCCTCTAAAGCCAGCAGATCTAAGCACCAAACTCAAAGTAGAGTCTACAGAACAGGCAGACATCTTACAGATTGCCTATAGTTCCGACGATCCGGATGAAGCTGCTACCGTCGTTAACGCGGTAATGGATGCATATCTAGAACGAGACATTCTCAGCAACCGCCTGAAGGCAGCTACAGCTAGAGAATTCATTGAGCGGCAACTGCCTATTGCGGAAGCTGATCTAGACCGTTCGGCCGCAGCACTGCAGCAGTTCAAGGATGCTAATGGCATTGTTGTTCTTGAAGACGAAGCTGTCGTAGCCGTTACTGCGATCGCTGAGCTAGACACCCAGATTCGCGATGTGTCTTCTACTCTCGCTAGTGCCAACACTCAAGCAAGCAAGCTACAAGAACAATTAGCAATCCCACTAGAGCAAGCCAAACGCATCGAAACCTTAAGCCAGTCTACGGCTGTTCAGCAAGCACTAGCAGATTTACAGCTAGCCCAAGCAGAGTTGGCAAGTCAGCGTAGTCTCTATCGAGAGACTCACCCCACCGTCATCAACTTAGAGCGCCGAGTAGAATCACTGGAAAGCCTGCTTAGGGAACGAGTTGAAGACATCGTAGGCACAACTGAGCTTGCGGGTCTCGGCAATCTACAGATGAGCCCTCTAGATCAACAGCTCACAACAGACTTAGCCACAGCCGTCGTAAACCGTTCTAGTTTGGCTAGTCAACTGCAAAGTCTGGTTGAATCTCGAAATCGTTACGCCGAGAGAATTCAGGCGTTTCCAGCCCTTGAGAAGCGCCAATTGGAATTGACTCAGCGTCTTCAGTCAGCTCAGCTAAACTATGAAAATCTTTTAGCAGCTTTTCAACAAACTCAGCTAGCTGAAAACCAAACCGTCGGCAGCGCCGAAATTTTGGAAAGGGCTGAACCTGCAGAAGACGCTGGTAGCCTACTTATTCCGGCCCTTGTCGTTGGCACCTTTCTAGGTAGTTTGCTTGGCATTGCTTGCGCCTTCTTCCTAGATTTGGTCGACAAATCAGTCAAAACTGCCAAGGATGGCGAGATGTTGCTGGGCTACACTCTACTCGGTTTAGTTCCTAAGTTTCGCACAAAGTCTGAAAGTGAAGGCTCTACAGCCTACCTTGCGGGCAGACTTGACCGAGCTGCCTATATTCCTGCCCTTGATAGAGATCAACCCATGGTCTCGGCAGCTTTTCAAATGCTTCAGGCAAATCTAAAATTCACCAGCTCTGACACCCCTCATCGCGTCATCGCAATTACCAGTTCAGTTTCCGAAGAAGGTAAATCTGAAGTTTCAGCCAATTTAGCTGCTACTTTGGCTCAATCAGGTAAACAGGTATTGTTGATTGATGCTGACCTTCGCTCTCCATCTCAGCACCATATTTGGGATGTTATTAACCGAGCTGGTTTAAGCCAAGTACTCATTAGAGAAGAAACCCAGCAAGACGTTGTCCACCAAATCTCTGAGAACTTAGCTCTCATGACGGCTGGTGCTCTTCCACCTAACCCTCTAGCCATCCTAGATTCTGAGCGAATGGCAGATTTGCTCCAGCAGATGAAGCGGCAGTACGACTACATTTTAATTGATACACCGCCGCTCCTAGGGGCTGCAGATGCGGCCGTGCTAGGGCGCATGTCTGACGGTGTTCTGTTGGTGCTCAGACCTCGAAAAGTAGACTCTGCAAATGCCCTAGCAGCCAAGTCTTTCCTAGAACGGTCGCAGGCAAATGTCCTAGGCGTAGTTGCCAACGGAGTAGATATTAATAACGAGCACGGCGATTATGTCTCTCGCATTAAAGCTGGCGAGTATGGGAAGACAACGCTATCAGAAATGCAAACAACGGTTCGTTAG
- a CDS encoding NAD(P)H-quinone oxidoreductase subunit J, with protein sequence MAEEDSQASSPQPEPAGESSAAPLVEAGAVSSWLTENGFDHRLMPRDHLGIEIITVEPQFLIPICTALYAYGFNYLQCQGAYDDGPGKELVSFYHLVKLDDNTDNPEEVRVKVFLPRSNPRVPSVYWIWKAADWQERESYDMYGIVYEGHPNLKRLLMPEDWVGWPLRKDYISPDFYELQDAY encoded by the coding sequence ATGGCTGAAGAAGACTCCCAAGCATCATCTCCGCAGCCAGAGCCTGCCGGTGAATCATCGGCAGCGCCTCTAGTTGAGGCGGGCGCTGTATCCAGTTGGCTAACTGAAAACGGGTTTGACCACAGGTTAATGCCCCGCGATCATTTAGGAATAGAGATAATTACGGTAGAACCGCAATTTCTTATTCCAATCTGTACTGCTCTATATGCCTATGGCTTTAATTATCTCCAGTGCCAAGGAGCCTATGATGATGGTCCAGGCAAGGAGCTGGTGAGCTTTTACCATCTGGTAAAACTGGACGACAACACCGATAACCCCGAAGAAGTCAGAGTTAAGGTATTTTTGCCTCGTAGCAATCCTCGAGTACCTTCGGTGTACTGGATCTGGAAGGCAGCCGATTGGCAAGAGCGAGAAAGCTATGACATGTATGGCATCGTTTACGAGGGCCATCCCAATTTAAAGCGACTACTTATGCCTGAGGACTGGGTGGGCTGGCCGCTTCGCAAAGATTATATTTCTCCCGACTTCTATGAGCTTCAGGATGCCTATTGA
- the psbF gene encoding cytochrome b559 subunit beta, which yields MQSNSPNEPITYPIFTVRWLAVHTLGVPSVFFLGAIAAMQFIQR from the coding sequence ATGCAAAGCAATTCTCCGAACGAGCCCATTACTTACCCGATCTTCACCGTGCGCTGGCTAGCTGTGCATACCTTAGGGGTACCCAGCGTGTTTTTCCTAGGGGCGATCGCGGCAATGCAGTTTATTCAACGATAA
- a CDS encoding O-antigen ligase: MQAQKLTLNGNTVVSGKQIDFAETCFAVFYLLFFAGAFGFGADLAAAPVIPTPIITLIRYAAYAAVVLLLSLRPIETLKTALSNKWALGIIFITSISFLWSYNPSVTIDSIWKEFIPMFLLSLYIASRFTLEQQFKIVLWVLVIVFLESVALAVAMPGVGRHIEGPFVGSWKGVFAQKNQFGAHSAMTLIALFMLANYAKEKQRWALILLGGCFAALLVSSSVTALTLSFVGLTLTVFYRRFAWLGKRSVLLGALFVLVSVSFFYVLFSNWVDILDYFDRDPTLSTRTLIWHLVINAKIPGSPYLGYGRGVFWDSVGLTTGFESFAYHVPPHAHNGFLDLILDVGFIGFSFFCVTWFMTYVRAARLAYDRKEAAYLWPLLFLSMLVLFNTFESYLARLTTLYWIIFIILAFSLTPKVFASKD; the protein is encoded by the coding sequence ATGCAAGCTCAAAAACTTACCCTTAACGGTAACACCGTAGTATCTGGAAAGCAAATTGATTTTGCGGAGACATGCTTTGCAGTCTTCTATCTTCTATTTTTTGCAGGAGCTTTTGGCTTTGGAGCAGATCTCGCCGCAGCTCCGGTTATTCCAACACCAATTATTACCTTGATTCGGTATGCTGCCTACGCAGCTGTTGTGCTGTTATTGTCACTGCGTCCTATTGAAACACTGAAGACGGCTCTTAGTAACAAATGGGCATTGGGGATAATTTTCATTACTTCCATTTCCTTTTTGTGGTCCTACAATCCTTCAGTCACAATAGATTCCATCTGGAAAGAATTTATCCCAATGTTTTTGTTGAGTCTTTATATTGCCTCTAGGTTTACGCTAGAGCAGCAATTTAAGATAGTTCTATGGGTTTTGGTTATAGTTTTTCTAGAAAGCGTAGCTCTGGCGGTTGCTATGCCGGGGGTAGGGCGTCATATTGAGGGCCCTTTTGTTGGTAGCTGGAAAGGGGTATTTGCTCAGAAAAATCAGTTTGGTGCGCACTCAGCAATGACTTTGATAGCTCTCTTTATGTTAGCTAATTATGCCAAAGAGAAGCAGAGATGGGCGCTAATACTTCTTGGGGGATGTTTTGCGGCGTTACTTGTTAGTAGTTCCGTTACAGCGTTAACTCTTTCTTTTGTAGGACTAACGCTAACAGTTTTCTATCGTCGCTTTGCTTGGCTAGGCAAACGCTCAGTTCTACTAGGTGCTTTGTTTGTGCTAGTTTCAGTTAGCTTCTTTTATGTTCTATTCTCCAATTGGGTAGATATTCTTGATTACTTTGATAGAGATCCTACATTATCTACACGAACACTTATCTGGCATCTTGTTATCAATGCGAAGATTCCAGGCAGCCCATACCTTGGATATGGAAGAGGTGTATTTTGGGATTCGGTAGGTCTGACGACTGGCTTTGAGTCTTTTGCATATCATGTTCCACCTCATGCGCATAATGGCTTTTTAGATCTTATTCTGGATGTTGGTTTTATCGGCTTTTCGTTCTTCTGCGTCACATGGTTTATGACTTATGTCAGGGCAGCAAGGCTTGCCTATGACCGGAAAGAAGCAGCTTATCTGTGGCCTCTTTTATTCCTATCAATGCTTGTTTTGTTCAACACCTTCGAAAGTTATCTGGCTCGTCTAACCACCTTGTATTGGATCATTTTTATTATCCTAGCTTTCTCTTTAACCCCAAAGGTTTTCGCCTCAAAGGATTAG
- a CDS encoding ATP-binding cassette domain-containing protein — MSYFQKFLYVFSGHQRQLIWLVGIFLLTSLLEAFGIGLIGPFLNLAGDAEKVVQQSDTFNWIYQTFGFNSLEKLVLWFGIFIIVIFLLKGAIYFLSKRYSYKVLFDQRAAVQERLFNTYLLAPYDFHLTRNTADYINKITNETHRFCFMVSLPMVESVSHAIVIATLLVLMAKTNSLLLTVSLAALFPAFVVFSFLVKRLKQWGKLSTIAREETIKAVNHGLGGIKETRVFGCENYFRKELEEHVHEEARVEILFQSAQFVPRTMIETLLITAIVGFVCVSQLLIGQDFQAAIASMGVFAVASLRLIPAASNLAECIGKLRNSAHSLDMMYLDLKEIENNESSKYENPSLLASSSSTSDQKHSSNFSESLKISDIFYQYPSSPKPSLVGVSMEIKRGESIGLIGQSGAGKTTLVDVMLSLLIPQSGDIFLDGKSIYSDLPNWRKLVGYIPQSIFLTDDTIEKNIAFGVPKAEIDNERLWYAIKAAQLEELVQDLPNGIDTAVGERGVRLSGGQRQRIGIARALYHQREILVLDEATSALDNETERLISESIRALAGSKTLIIIAHRLSTIEHCDRIYVLDKGTVARSGTYADVVLAPQK, encoded by the coding sequence GTGAGTTATTTTCAAAAGTTTCTTTATGTTTTTTCTGGACATCAACGTCAATTAATTTGGCTAGTTGGCATTTTTCTGCTTACATCTCTTTTAGAAGCCTTTGGAATAGGCTTAATTGGTCCATTTCTAAATTTGGCAGGTGATGCAGAAAAGGTTGTTCAGCAAAGCGATACATTTAATTGGATCTATCAAACCTTCGGATTCAACAGCCTAGAGAAGCTTGTTCTTTGGTTTGGCATCTTTATTATTGTTATCTTTCTGCTAAAAGGAGCTATTTACTTCTTGAGCAAGCGTTATTCATATAAAGTTCTCTTCGATCAGAGAGCCGCTGTTCAAGAACGTCTCTTTAATACCTATCTACTTGCTCCTTACGATTTTCACTTAACAAGAAATACTGCGGATTATATTAATAAAATAACTAATGAAACGCATCGATTCTGCTTTATGGTTTCTTTGCCTATGGTAGAATCGGTCTCTCATGCCATTGTAATTGCCACACTTTTAGTGTTAATGGCAAAGACTAACAGTTTATTATTAACTGTTTCACTAGCTGCGCTTTTCCCCGCTTTTGTGGTCTTCTCTTTCTTGGTAAAGCGATTAAAGCAGTGGGGTAAATTATCGACTATTGCTCGAGAAGAAACTATCAAGGCTGTTAATCATGGATTAGGAGGCATCAAAGAAACTCGGGTCTTTGGTTGCGAAAATTATTTTCGTAAGGAATTAGAGGAGCATGTACACGAGGAAGCGCGAGTAGAAATTCTCTTTCAGAGTGCTCAATTTGTGCCGCGAACAATGATTGAGACTCTCTTAATAACAGCTATTGTTGGTTTTGTTTGTGTTTCTCAGTTACTTATAGGCCAGGACTTTCAAGCAGCAATTGCTAGCATGGGTGTATTTGCTGTTGCTTCTTTGAGGTTAATTCCGGCTGCTAGTAATTTGGCAGAGTGCATTGGCAAGCTGCGGAACTCAGCCCATAGTCTGGACATGATGTATTTGGATCTGAAAGAGATTGAAAACAATGAGTCCAGCAAATATGAAAACCCCTCATTGCTAGCAAGCTCTTCCTCTACTTCCGACCAAAAACATTCTTCTAATTTTTCTGAAAGCCTGAAGATTTCTGACATCTTTTATCAATACCCCAGTTCTCCAAAGCCTTCTCTAGTGGGCGTTTCAATGGAGATTAAGCGAGGGGAGTCTATTGGACTCATAGGCCAATCTGGAGCAGGGAAAACGACTCTAGTGGATGTGATGTTGAGCCTGCTGATCCCTCAGAGTGGCGATATTTTTCTTGACGGAAAATCAATTTATAGTGATTTGCCGAACTGGAGAAAGCTGGTTGGCTATATACCTCAGTCCATCTTTTTAACTGACGACACTATTGAGAAAAATATTGCTTTTGGAGTTCCGAAAGCTGAGATTGACAATGAACGTTTGTGGTATGCAATCAAAGCAGCGCAGCTTGAGGAACTGGTTCAAGACTTGCCAAACGGCATTGATACTGCAGTAGGTGAGCGTGGAGTACGTCTCTCGGGCGGACAACGCCAGCGCATTGGCATTGCCCGCGCACTTTATCACCAAAGAGAGATCCTCGTCTTGGACGAAGCAACCTCTGCTTTAGATAATGAAACGGAACGATTGATTAGCGAATCAATCAGGGCTTTAGCTGGTTCTAAGACTCTAATTATCATTGCCCACCGGTTGTCAACGATTGAGCACTGCGATCGCATCTACGTTCTCGACAAAGGCACAGTAGCTCGGTCTGGAACCTATGCTGATGTCGTTCTCGCACCTCAAAAATAG
- the ndhC gene encoding photosynthetic/respiratory NAD(P)H-quinone oxidoreductase subunit C has translation MFVLSGYEYFLVFLLISCLVPVAALTASKLLRPVSRGPARRTTYESGMEPIGGAWIQFNIRYYMFALVFVIFDVETVFLYPWAVAFNQLGLLAFVEALIFIAILVVGLVYAWRKGALEWS, from the coding sequence GTGTTCGTCTTATCTGGTTACGAATATTTCCTAGTCTTCTTACTCATATCCTGTCTGGTGCCAGTGGCCGCATTGACAGCCTCCAAGCTGTTGCGCCCTGTTAGCCGAGGTCCTGCCCGCAGAACCACCTACGAGTCGGGCATGGAGCCCATTGGTGGCGCATGGATTCAGTTCAACATTCGCTACTATATGTTTGCGCTGGTCTTCGTTATCTTCGACGTAGAAACTGTCTTCTTGTATCCATGGGCGGTAGCGTTTAACCAGCTAGGCTTGTTAGCATTTGTAGAAGCATTGATTTTTATTGCCATCTTGGTTGTTGGTCTTGTGTACGCTTGGCGTAAAGGAGCCTTGGAATGGTCATGA
- the nuoB gene encoding NADH-quinone oxidoreductase subunit NuoB translates to MVMTPPSAADPLSLAPGEKLANPSAPPAVTHGLSENVILTTVDDLYNWCRLSSLFPLLYGTACCFIEFAALIGSRFDFDRFGLLPRASPRQADLIITAGTINMKMAPALVRLYEQMPDPKYVIAMGACTITGGMFSSDSTSAVRGVDKLIPVDVYIPGCPPRPEAIIDAIIKLRKKVATESMQDRAYTLQTHRFYERSHQLKAVPAILTGQYLQTGTHTVPPKELMEAMGMPMSETVAELTPENKEV, encoded by the coding sequence ATGGTCATGACACCCCCCTCAGCCGCCGATCCGCTTTCTCTGGCCCCAGGGGAAAAGCTTGCCAATCCTTCAGCACCGCCTGCGGTAACCCATGGGCTATCTGAGAACGTCATTTTGACTACGGTCGATGACCTTTACAACTGGTGTCGGCTATCCAGCTTGTTCCCCTTGCTCTATGGCACCGCCTGCTGCTTCATTGAGTTTGCAGCGTTGATTGGCTCTCGCTTCGACTTCGATCGCTTCGGGTTGTTGCCTAGAGCCAGTCCTCGTCAAGCCGACTTAATCATTACCGCTGGCACCATCAACATGAAGATGGCCCCTGCCCTAGTACGGCTCTACGAGCAAATGCCAGATCCCAAGTACGTTATTGCTATGGGAGCTTGTACCATCACTGGCGGCATGTTCAGCAGCGACTCCACTTCGGCAGTGCGTGGAGTCGACAAGCTAATTCCGGTTGATGTTTATATCCCTGGCTGCCCTCCCAGGCCTGAGGCAATCATTGACGCCATCATCAAGCTCAGGAAGAAAGTAGCAACAGAATCTATGCAGGATCGTGCTTACACCCTGCAAACCCATCGTTTTTATGAGCGCAGCCATCAGCTTAAAGCAGTGCCTGCAATCCTAACAGGTCAGTACTTACAGACAGGCACTCATACCGTGCCGCCCAAGGAGCTCATGGAAGCTATGGGGATGCCCATGTCTGAAACTGTAGCAGAGCTGACTCCCGAGAATAAGGAGGTTTAA
- a CDS encoding photosystem II reaction center protein L — MDRSPNPNKQPVELNRTSLYLGLLLVFVLGLLFSSYFFN; from the coding sequence ATGGATCGTAGTCCAAACCCGAATAAGCAACCGGTAGAGCTAAACCGCACCTCCCTATATCTGGGTCTGCTGCTAGTTTTTGTGCTGGGTCTGCTGTTCTCTAGCTACTTCTTTAACTAA
- a CDS encoding polysaccharide biosynthesis/export family protein, translated as MKLDRLSIALISLSATLAHSCLWSLGAANAQQSVEFSSPTESVNAQQSTEFNSPTIELPTSQAPGNYILGAGDQIAIEVFGYEEFTGSRVVLPDGTMPFPFLGSIQAAGKTVDNLSEEITQGLNAYLVNPVVNVSLTALRPVVVDVAGEVYRPGPVQLSSLTSAETQLDVNARITAATTTPTLSSALVAAGGIRRTADIRSVIVRRQLSNGQAQDISVNLWDAISSGGQGNNLVLRDGDSIFVPKAQPGAEIDPSLVASSSIAPDNVRVRVIGDGVVQPGEVQIQPNSSVAGAIAAAGGPNSDAALGEVRLVRLSETGQVEEQKVDLSSLVDNYQVQDGDVILVPKKGYLVGIDTINRALTPILAPLGGIFNILDVFNIFNDD; from the coding sequence ATGAAACTAGATAGACTTTCTATTGCGCTAATTTCGCTCTCAGCCACATTAGCTCACAGTTGCCTGTGGAGCTTAGGAGCAGCAAATGCTCAACAATCGGTAGAATTTAGCTCTCCAACCGAGTCAGTAAATGCTCAACAATCAACAGAGTTTAATTCTCCAACTATCGAGCTACCAACTTCACAGGCTCCTGGAAACTATATTTTAGGAGCAGGTGACCAAATTGCTATTGAGGTCTTCGGATACGAAGAGTTCACTGGTTCACGGGTGGTTTTGCCTGATGGCACGATGCCTTTTCCATTCTTAGGGTCTATTCAAGCAGCAGGAAAAACTGTCGACAATTTATCTGAAGAAATTACCCAAGGGCTCAATGCCTATCTGGTAAACCCAGTCGTCAATGTCAGCTTAACGGCGCTGCGTCCAGTAGTTGTAGATGTAGCGGGTGAGGTTTATCGTCCTGGACCTGTACAGCTGAGTAGCTTAACCTCAGCTGAAACGCAGCTAGATGTAAACGCCCGGATTACAGCAGCCACAACCACACCAACCTTATCTTCGGCCTTAGTGGCTGCGGGCGGGATACGCCGCACAGCAGATATTCGCTCAGTTATTGTCCGGCGACAGCTATCAAACGGTCAGGCGCAGGATATTTCTGTGAACTTATGGGATGCAATTTCCAGTGGCGGTCAAGGCAACAACTTGGTGCTCAGAGATGGAGATTCTATCTTCGTACCTAAGGCACAGCCCGGTGCTGAGATTGATCCATCTTTAGTAGCAAGTTCAAGCATTGCTCCAGACAATGTTCGAGTGCGCGTTATTGGCGATGGCGTAGTTCAACCAGGGGAAGTACAGATACAGCCAAACAGTTCGGTGGCTGGCGCGATCGCTGCGGCTGGTGGCCCTAATTCTGATGCAGCACTAGGAGAAGTTCGCCTCGTGCGACTCTCAGAGACAGGGCAGGTTGAAGAGCAGAAAGTAGACCTTTCCAGCTTGGTAGATAACTATCAAGTTCAGGATGGAGATGTGATTTTAGTACCTAAGAAAGGTTACCTGGTCGGCATTGATACTATAAATCGAGCCTTAACTCCAATCTTGGCTCCTTTAGGTGGTATCTTCAACATTCTGGATGTCTTCAACATATTTAATGATGACTAA
- the psbE gene encoding cytochrome b559 subunit alpha: MAGSTGERPFGDIVTSIRYWIIHSITIPMLFIAGWLFVSTGLAYDAFGTPRPNSYYPDNQMQLPIVSDRFDAKDQIDTFSNR; encoded by the coding sequence ATGGCAGGTTCTACAGGCGAGCGCCCCTTTGGCGACATCGTAACGAGTATTCGCTACTGGATTATCCATAGCATCACCATTCCCATGTTATTTATTGCGGGCTGGCTCTTCGTGAGCACAGGCTTGGCGTACGATGCCTTTGGCACGCCTCGCCCTAACTCCTACTATCCCGACAACCAAATGCAGCTGCCGATTGTGAGCGATCGCTTCGACGCGAAAGATCAGATCGACACGTTCTCAAATCGATAA
- a CDS encoding photosynthesis system II assembly factor Ycf48, with product MHAAFDWLKRGLVMLVAVLLATSCSGYFLPDADVHPWEVIQVPVKSTLSDIAFTQNANHGWIVGSRNTLLETQDGGDTWQVRELALEDQAYTFTSIDFSGNEGWVAGLPSVLLHTGDGGKTWESVPLSKELPGSPFLVTAVGNKSAEMATDIGAIYRTEDGGRTWKALVQGAVGVVRNMVRSDDGRYVAVSSRGNFYSTWAPGQDQWIPHNRQNSRRLQNMGFDSDGKLWVIARGGQVRFSNSRSSDDFTEALSPEFGTSWGLLDMAFRTANEVWVTGGGGNLLCSFDGGKTWLKDQAVGDVPSNFYRVKFLGPEKGFILGQDGTILKYQPEVA from the coding sequence ATGCACGCTGCGTTTGACTGGTTAAAGCGAGGCTTAGTGATGCTAGTGGCGGTGCTGCTGGCAACCAGCTGCTCTGGTTATTTTTTGCCGGACGCAGACGTGCATCCCTGGGAAGTCATCCAGGTGCCCGTGAAGTCTACTCTATCTGACATTGCATTTACCCAAAATGCCAATCACGGCTGGATTGTGGGTAGCCGGAATACCTTGCTAGAAACTCAAGATGGCGGTGATACCTGGCAAGTCCGTGAATTGGCCTTGGAAGATCAAGCTTATACGTTTACTTCCATTGATTTTTCCGGTAATGAGGGGTGGGTTGCGGGCCTCCCGTCGGTCCTCTTGCACACCGGTGATGGGGGGAAAACCTGGGAAAGCGTGCCTTTGAGCAAAGAATTGCCGGGTTCACCCTTTTTGGTTACGGCTGTTGGCAACAAGTCGGCTGAGATGGCTACTGATATTGGAGCGATCTACCGTACAGAGGATGGGGGGCGGACCTGGAAGGCTCTGGTGCAGGGAGCTGTCGGGGTGGTGCGGAATATGGTCCGTTCTGATGACGGTCGGTATGTGGCGGTGTCGTCTCGAGGAAATTTTTACTCTACTTGGGCACCGGGGCAGGATCAGTGGATTCCTCACAACCGTCAGAATTCAAGACGTCTGCAAAACATGGGGTTTGATAGCGACGGCAAACTCTGGGTTATCGCCCGCGGCGGCCAGGTGAGGTTTTCCAACTCTCGCTCCTCAGATGACTTCACCGAGGCTCTGAGCCCTGAGTTTGGAACGAGCTGGGGACTGCTAGACATGGCTTTTCGCACCGCCAATGAGGTTTGGGTGACTGGTGGTGGTGGCAATCTGCTCTGCAGCTTTGACGGTGGCAAGACCTGGTTGAAAGATCAAGCCGTTGGAGACGTACCCTCTAACTTCTATAGAGTGAAGTTCTTGGGGCCAGAGAAGGGCTTCATCCTGGGTCAGGACGGAACTATTCTCAAGTACCAGCCTGAGGTTGCCTAG
- a CDS encoding photosystem II reaction center protein J, with amino-acid sequence MLQSGRIPLWIVATVAGTGVLVVVGLFFYGAYAGVGSAM; translated from the coding sequence ATGCTTCAGAGTGGACGAATTCCGTTGTGGATCGTGGCAACTGTTGCCGGTACTGGTGTGCTGGTGGTGGTGGGTCTATTTTTCTACGGTGCCTACGCTGGTGTAGGGTCTGCCATGTAG